The Juglans microcarpa x Juglans regia isolate MS1-56 chromosome 2S, Jm3101_v1.0, whole genome shotgun sequence genome has a window encoding:
- the LOC121252948 gene encoding cyclin-dependent kinase C-1-like isoform X1 — MAVAGPGQLNVEEYPSWGSRSVDCFEKLEQIGEGTYGQVYMAREIRTGEIVALKKIRMDNEKEGFPITAIREIKILKKLHHENVIKLKEIVTSPGPETDEQGNQDGNKFKGGIYMVFEYMDHDLTGLADRPGLRFTVPQIKCYMKQLLTGLHYCHVNQVLHRDIKGSNLLIDNEGNLKLADFGLARSFSTDHTGNLTNRVITLWYRPPELLLGATKYGPAVDMWSVGCIFAELLNGKPILPGKNEPEQLNKIFELCGSPDEINWPGVSKMPWYNNFKPSRPMKRRIREVFRHFDRHALDLLDSMLTLNPDKRISAQDALVAEYFWNDPLPCDPKSLPKYESSHEFQTKKKRQQQRQNEETAKRQKLQHPQQHARLPPIQQHTGQAHPSHWHGPNHPINNAQPPVSTGPSHNQYGRPRGPPGGPNRYPPSANQSGGGYNQNRGAQVGSYSGGPYPSQGRGPPYGGSGMPAPSQRGAASGYGVGPPNYSQSGQFGGSAGGRGPNPLGGNRNQQYGWQQ; from the exons ATGGCTGTAGCTGGACCAGGGCAGCTGAACGTGGAGGAGTACCCTTCGTGGGGGTCCCGAAGCGTCGACTGTTTCGAGAAATTGGAGCAAATCGGCGAAGGCACCTACGG TCAAGTTTACATGGCCAGAGAAATCAGAACTGGGGAAATTGTTGCTTTGAAAAAGATACGCATGGACAATGAAAAAGAAGGG TTTCCTATAACTGCCATTcgagaaattaaaattttgaagaagCTTCATCATGAAAACGTTATTAAGCTGAAAGAGATTGTGACCTCTCCAG GTCCTGAGACAGATGAGCAAGGGAATCAAG ATGGTAATAAGTTTAAGGGAGGCATCTACATGGTTTTTGAGTACATGGACCATGACTTGACTGGTCTTGCTGATCGTCCTGGGCTGAGATTTACAGTTCCCCAGATCAAA TGTTATATGAAGCAGTTATTGACTGGGCTCCATTACTGTCATGTTAATCAAGTTCTTCATCGGGACATTAAAG GTTCTAATCTTTTGATAGATAATGAGGGAAATTTGAAGCTAGCAGACTTTGGGCTTGCACGATCATTTTCTACTGACCACACTGGGAATCTTACAAATCGTGTTATTACTTTGTGGTATag GCCACCAGAGTTGCTGCTAGGAGCTACGAAGTATGGTCCAGCTGTTGATATGTGGTCTGTTGGTTGCATTTTTGCTGAGCTTTTGAATGGAAAACCGATCTTGCCTGGGAAAAATGAG CCTGAGCAACTGAACAAGATATTTGAGCTTTGTGGATCACCTGATGAGATCAACTGGCCTGGTGTTTCAAAGATGCCTTGGTACAATAATTTCAAGCCATCAAGGCCCATGAAGAGACGTATCAGAGAGGTTTTCAGACA TTTTGACCGCCATGCACTAGATTTGCTGGACAGCATGTTAACACTGAACCCAGATAAG AGAATATCTGCTCAGGATGCCCTAGTTGCTGAGTATTTCTGGAATGATCCTTTACCTTGCGACCCCAAGAG CCTGCCCAAGTACGAATCATCACATGAGTTTCagacaaagaaaaaaaggcaGCAGCAACGTCAAAATGAAGAGACAGCAAAGCGACAGAAATTGCAGCACCCTCAGCAGCATGCCCGTTTGCCTCCCATCCAACAACATACTGGGCAAGCTCATCCTTCTCATTGGCATGGGCCTAATCATCCCATCAATAATGCACAGCCTCCCGTGTCTACTGGGCCTAGTCATAACCAATATGGAAGGCCCCGTGGCCCTCCTGGAGGTCCAAATAGGTACCCTCCAAGTGCAAATCAGAGTGGAGGAGGGTATAACCAAAATCGCGGGGCCCAAGTTGGAAGCTACAGTGGTGGGCCATATCCATCGCAAGGACGAGGACCACCGTATGGTGGGAGTGGCATGCCTGCTCCCAGTCAAAGAGGAGCTGCGAGTGGTTACGGAGTTGGCCCGCCAAATTATTCACAAAGTGGTCAATTTGGAGGTTCAGCTGGTGGTAGAGGTCCAAACCCGTTGGGTGGCAACCGAAATCAACAGTATGGTTGGCAGCAATAA
- the LOC121252948 gene encoding cyclin-dependent kinase C-1-like isoform X2, with protein MAREIRTGEIVALKKIRMDNEKEGFPITAIREIKILKKLHHENVIKLKEIVTSPGPETDEQGNQDGNKFKGGIYMVFEYMDHDLTGLADRPGLRFTVPQIKCYMKQLLTGLHYCHVNQVLHRDIKGSNLLIDNEGNLKLADFGLARSFSTDHTGNLTNRVITLWYRPPELLLGATKYGPAVDMWSVGCIFAELLNGKPILPGKNEPEQLNKIFELCGSPDEINWPGVSKMPWYNNFKPSRPMKRRIREVFRHFDRHALDLLDSMLTLNPDKRISAQDALVAEYFWNDPLPCDPKSLPKYESSHEFQTKKKRQQQRQNEETAKRQKLQHPQQHARLPPIQQHTGQAHPSHWHGPNHPINNAQPPVSTGPSHNQYGRPRGPPGGPNRYPPSANQSGGGYNQNRGAQVGSYSGGPYPSQGRGPPYGGSGMPAPSQRGAASGYGVGPPNYSQSGQFGGSAGGRGPNPLGGNRNQQYGWQQ; from the exons ATGGCCAGAGAAATCAGAACTGGGGAAATTGTTGCTTTGAAAAAGATACGCATGGACAATGAAAAAGAAGGG TTTCCTATAACTGCCATTcgagaaattaaaattttgaagaagCTTCATCATGAAAACGTTATTAAGCTGAAAGAGATTGTGACCTCTCCAG GTCCTGAGACAGATGAGCAAGGGAATCAAG ATGGTAATAAGTTTAAGGGAGGCATCTACATGGTTTTTGAGTACATGGACCATGACTTGACTGGTCTTGCTGATCGTCCTGGGCTGAGATTTACAGTTCCCCAGATCAAA TGTTATATGAAGCAGTTATTGACTGGGCTCCATTACTGTCATGTTAATCAAGTTCTTCATCGGGACATTAAAG GTTCTAATCTTTTGATAGATAATGAGGGAAATTTGAAGCTAGCAGACTTTGGGCTTGCACGATCATTTTCTACTGACCACACTGGGAATCTTACAAATCGTGTTATTACTTTGTGGTATag GCCACCAGAGTTGCTGCTAGGAGCTACGAAGTATGGTCCAGCTGTTGATATGTGGTCTGTTGGTTGCATTTTTGCTGAGCTTTTGAATGGAAAACCGATCTTGCCTGGGAAAAATGAG CCTGAGCAACTGAACAAGATATTTGAGCTTTGTGGATCACCTGATGAGATCAACTGGCCTGGTGTTTCAAAGATGCCTTGGTACAATAATTTCAAGCCATCAAGGCCCATGAAGAGACGTATCAGAGAGGTTTTCAGACA TTTTGACCGCCATGCACTAGATTTGCTGGACAGCATGTTAACACTGAACCCAGATAAG AGAATATCTGCTCAGGATGCCCTAGTTGCTGAGTATTTCTGGAATGATCCTTTACCTTGCGACCCCAAGAG CCTGCCCAAGTACGAATCATCACATGAGTTTCagacaaagaaaaaaaggcaGCAGCAACGTCAAAATGAAGAGACAGCAAAGCGACAGAAATTGCAGCACCCTCAGCAGCATGCCCGTTTGCCTCCCATCCAACAACATACTGGGCAAGCTCATCCTTCTCATTGGCATGGGCCTAATCATCCCATCAATAATGCACAGCCTCCCGTGTCTACTGGGCCTAGTCATAACCAATATGGAAGGCCCCGTGGCCCTCCTGGAGGTCCAAATAGGTACCCTCCAAGTGCAAATCAGAGTGGAGGAGGGTATAACCAAAATCGCGGGGCCCAAGTTGGAAGCTACAGTGGTGGGCCATATCCATCGCAAGGACGAGGACCACCGTATGGTGGGAGTGGCATGCCTGCTCCCAGTCAAAGAGGAGCTGCGAGTGGTTACGGAGTTGGCCCGCCAAATTATTCACAAAGTGGTCAATTTGGAGGTTCAGCTGGTGGTAGAGGTCCAAACCCGTTGGGTGGCAACCGAAATCAACAGTATGGTTGGCAGCAATAA